A DNA window from Vigna angularis cultivar LongXiaoDou No.4 chromosome 1, ASM1680809v1, whole genome shotgun sequence contains the following coding sequences:
- the LOC108321174 gene encoding pentatricopeptide repeat-containing protein At4g19440, chloroplastic isoform X2, whose protein sequence is MHSAMDFTRFSSPKSPPIFTRPLTWVTSTALRHQPRHLPPPPTPPPPPHPTPPPPHPTPPQTSNHAPLTLLPSILTNRVLDSSKCKSILPNLSPHEFDRLFFPIHHSVNPKTTLDFFRFAASHFKFHFTFRSYCLLLRSLLASGFLPRARFLLTRLIDGHVPTSFHDHENRLREIASSMLEVNQVSGKRHGELDLLLHILCSQYKSFGFRCAFDIFIMFSKKSIFPCLKTCNFLLSSLVKANELHKSYEVFYVTCQGVVPDVFTFTTAINAFCKGGRVGDAVDLFRKMEELGVSPNVVTYNNVIDGLSKSGRLDEAFRFKDRMVRSKVNPSVVTYGALINGLMKFEKFEEASEVLVEMYSMGFTPNEFVFNSLIDGYCRKGNMIEALRIRDEMVLKGMKPNSVTFNTLLQGFCRSNQMEQAEQVLGYLLSSGLSVNMDACSYVIHQLLEKSRLDSALKIVRELLLRNIKASDSLLTLLVCGLCKCEKHLEAIELWFMLASKGLAANTVTSNALLHGLGEREGMEKVFEILKQMIEKGFVLDRISYNSLIFGCCKWGKIDLAFQLKEKMVQQEFQPDTYTYNFLMKGLADMGKIDDVHRLLHEAKEYGLVPNVYTHALLLEGYCKADRIEDAVKLFKKLVYEKVELSSVVYNILIAAYCRAGKLKEAFELCDAMKSGGMPPTCATYSSLIHGMCCIGCMDEAKETFEEMRNEGLLPNIFCYTALVGGYCKLGQMDKVGNILMEMSSNGIQPNKITYTIMIDGYCKLGNVKEATKLLNQMIRNGIAPDTITYNALQKGYCKERELEVTLQSDHMSNTGLHLEEEITYDTLVHRCVKD, encoded by the exons ATGCACTCAGCAATGGACTTCACCAGGTTCTCCTCTCCTAAATCTCCCCCAATATTCACGCGCCCCCTCACCTGGGTTACCTCCACCGCCCTCCGCCACCAACCCCGCCACCTTCCTCCTCCACCAACCCCCCCGCCACCACCTCACCCCACTCCTCCGCCACCTCACCCCACTCCTCCGCAAACCTCTAACCACGCCCCTCTCACCCTTCTACCTTCTATTCTAACCAACAGGGTTCTAGATTCTTCCAAATGTAAATCCATTTTGCCCAATTTGTCCCCCCACGAATTCGATCGCTTATTCTTCCCCATTCACCACTCCGTTAACCCCAAAACGACACTCGACTTCTTCCGTTTTGCCGCTAGCCATTTTAAGTTCCACTTCACCTTTCGCTCCTATTGCCTCCTCCTTCGCTCGCTTCTCGCTTCCGGTTTTTTGCCGCGCGCCAGGTTTTTGCTCACTCGTTTGATCGACGGCCACGTTCCGACGTCGTTTCACGACCACGAAAACAGGCTCCGCGAAATAGCTTCCTCGATGCTGGAGGTGAATCAGGTTTCGGGTAAACGACACGGCGAATTGGATTTGTTGCTCCACATTCTCTGCTCTCAGTACAAGAGTTTCGGCTTCCGTTGcgcttttgatatttttatcatgttCTCGAAGAAGAGCATTTTCCCGTGTTTGAAAACTTGCAATTTTTTGTTGAGCTCATTGGTGAAGGCCAATGAACTTCACAAGAGTTATGAGGTTTTTTATGTCACTTGTCAGGGCGTTGTGCCTGATGTTTTCACGTTCACCACGGCAATTAACGCGTTTTGCAAGGGAGGGAGGGTTGGGGACGCTGTGGATTTGTTCCGCAAGATGGAGGAGCTTGGTGTTTCGCCGAATGTGGTTACTTACAACAATGTGATTGATGGGTTGTCCAAAAGCGGGAGGTTAGACGAGGCGTTTCGGTTTAAGGATAGGATGGTTAGGAGCAAGGTGAATCCGAGTGTGGTGACCTATGGTGCGCTCATCAATGGTTTGATGAAGTTTGAGAAGTTTGAGGAGGCGAGTGAAGTGTTGGTGGAAATGTATAGCATGGGTTTTACTCCCAATGAGTTTGTGTTTAACTCACTGATTGATGGGTACTGCAGGAAGGGGAATATGATTGAGGCATTGAGGATTAGGGATGAGATGGTATTGAAGGGCATGAAGCCTAATTCTGTTACTTTTAATACTCTTTTACAGGGTTTTTGCCGGAGCAATCAAATGGAGCAGGCTGAGCAGGTATTGGGGTACCTATTGTCTAGTGGTTTGTCTGTTAACATGGATGCGTGTTCGTATGTGATTCatcaattattggaaaaatCTAGGTTGGATTCAGCATTAAAAATTGTTAGAGAATTGTTGTTGAGGAACATCAAGGCTAGTGATAGCTTGCTAACCCTCTTGGTCTGCGGACTTTGTAAATGTGAAAAACATTTGGAGGCTATTGAGCTTTGGTTTATGCTGGCAAGTAAAGGGCTTGCTGCCAATACGGTGACCTCAAATGCGCTTCTCCATGGACTTGGTGAACGAGAGGGCATGGAGAAAGTTTTCGAAATACTCAAACAAATGATTGAGAAAGGTTTCGTCCTGGATAGGATCTCATACAACTCACTTATTTTTGGTTGTTGTAAATGGGGTAAAATTGATCTAGCTTTCCAACTCAAGGAAAAGATGGTTCAGCAAGAATTCCAACCAGATACATATACCTACAATTTCCTAATGAAAGGGTTGGCTGATATGGGTAAGATAGATGATGTTCATAGGCTTTTGCATGAAGCCAAAGAATATGGCCTAGTTCCCAATGTATATACACATGCACTTTTATTGGAAGGATATTGTAAGGCTGATCGGATTGAAGATGCTGTGAAATTGTTTAAGAAGTTAGTTTATGAGAAAGTAGAGCTAAGTTCTGTTGTATATAACATACTTATTGCAGCCTACTGTAGAGCTGGGAAGCTGAAGGAAGCTTTTGAACTGTGTGATGCTATGAAAAGTGGGGGCATGCCTCCTACCTGTGCCACATATTCTTCTCTAATACATGGAATGTGCTGTATTGGCTGTATGGATGAAGCAAAGGAAACTTTTGAAGAAATGAGAAATGAAGGCTTGCTtccaaatatattttgttatactGCTCTAGTTGGTGGTTACTGTAAGTTAGGTCAGATGGACAAAGTGGGGAATATATTAATGGAAATGTCTTCAAACGGTATACAACCTAATAAAATTACTTACACTATTATGATTGATGGATATTGTAAATTAGGAAATGTGAAAGAGGCGACAAAACTTTTAAATCAGATGATAAGAAATGGAATAGCTCCAGATACCATCACTTACAATGCACTGCAAAAGGGATATTGCAAGGAAAGGGAGCTAGAAGTTACTTTACAGAGTGATCATATGTCTAACACGGGACTACATTTGGAAGAAGAAATTACTTATGACACATTGGTTCACAG ATGCGTGAAGGACTAG
- the LOC108321174 gene encoding pentatricopeptide repeat-containing protein At4g19440, chloroplastic isoform X1, translated as MHSAMDFTRFSSPKSPPIFTRPLTWVTSTALRHQPRHLPPPPTPPPPPHPTPPPPHPTPPQTSNHAPLTLLPSILTNRVLDSSKCKSILPNLSPHEFDRLFFPIHHSVNPKTTLDFFRFAASHFKFHFTFRSYCLLLRSLLASGFLPRARFLLTRLIDGHVPTSFHDHENRLREIASSMLEVNQVSGKRHGELDLLLHILCSQYKSFGFRCAFDIFIMFSKKSIFPCLKTCNFLLSSLVKANELHKSYEVFYVTCQGVVPDVFTFTTAINAFCKGGRVGDAVDLFRKMEELGVSPNVVTYNNVIDGLSKSGRLDEAFRFKDRMVRSKVNPSVVTYGALINGLMKFEKFEEASEVLVEMYSMGFTPNEFVFNSLIDGYCRKGNMIEALRIRDEMVLKGMKPNSVTFNTLLQGFCRSNQMEQAEQVLGYLLSSGLSVNMDACSYVIHQLLEKSRLDSALKIVRELLLRNIKASDSLLTLLVCGLCKCEKHLEAIELWFMLASKGLAANTVTSNALLHGLGEREGMEKVFEILKQMIEKGFVLDRISYNSLIFGCCKWGKIDLAFQLKEKMVQQEFQPDTYTYNFLMKGLADMGKIDDVHRLLHEAKEYGLVPNVYTHALLLEGYCKADRIEDAVKLFKKLVYEKVELSSVVYNILIAAYCRAGKLKEAFELCDAMKSGGMPPTCATYSSLIHGMCCIGCMDEAKETFEEMRNEGLLPNIFCYTALVGGYCKLGQMDKVGNILMEMSSNGIQPNKITYTIMIDGYCKLGNVKEATKLLNQMIRNGIAPDTITYNALQKGYCKERELEVTLQSDHMSNTGLHLEEEITYDTLVHRLHPHTVVINKK; from the coding sequence ATGCACTCAGCAATGGACTTCACCAGGTTCTCCTCTCCTAAATCTCCCCCAATATTCACGCGCCCCCTCACCTGGGTTACCTCCACCGCCCTCCGCCACCAACCCCGCCACCTTCCTCCTCCACCAACCCCCCCGCCACCACCTCACCCCACTCCTCCGCCACCTCACCCCACTCCTCCGCAAACCTCTAACCACGCCCCTCTCACCCTTCTACCTTCTATTCTAACCAACAGGGTTCTAGATTCTTCCAAATGTAAATCCATTTTGCCCAATTTGTCCCCCCACGAATTCGATCGCTTATTCTTCCCCATTCACCACTCCGTTAACCCCAAAACGACACTCGACTTCTTCCGTTTTGCCGCTAGCCATTTTAAGTTCCACTTCACCTTTCGCTCCTATTGCCTCCTCCTTCGCTCGCTTCTCGCTTCCGGTTTTTTGCCGCGCGCCAGGTTTTTGCTCACTCGTTTGATCGACGGCCACGTTCCGACGTCGTTTCACGACCACGAAAACAGGCTCCGCGAAATAGCTTCCTCGATGCTGGAGGTGAATCAGGTTTCGGGTAAACGACACGGCGAATTGGATTTGTTGCTCCACATTCTCTGCTCTCAGTACAAGAGTTTCGGCTTCCGTTGcgcttttgatatttttatcatgttCTCGAAGAAGAGCATTTTCCCGTGTTTGAAAACTTGCAATTTTTTGTTGAGCTCATTGGTGAAGGCCAATGAACTTCACAAGAGTTATGAGGTTTTTTATGTCACTTGTCAGGGCGTTGTGCCTGATGTTTTCACGTTCACCACGGCAATTAACGCGTTTTGCAAGGGAGGGAGGGTTGGGGACGCTGTGGATTTGTTCCGCAAGATGGAGGAGCTTGGTGTTTCGCCGAATGTGGTTACTTACAACAATGTGATTGATGGGTTGTCCAAAAGCGGGAGGTTAGACGAGGCGTTTCGGTTTAAGGATAGGATGGTTAGGAGCAAGGTGAATCCGAGTGTGGTGACCTATGGTGCGCTCATCAATGGTTTGATGAAGTTTGAGAAGTTTGAGGAGGCGAGTGAAGTGTTGGTGGAAATGTATAGCATGGGTTTTACTCCCAATGAGTTTGTGTTTAACTCACTGATTGATGGGTACTGCAGGAAGGGGAATATGATTGAGGCATTGAGGATTAGGGATGAGATGGTATTGAAGGGCATGAAGCCTAATTCTGTTACTTTTAATACTCTTTTACAGGGTTTTTGCCGGAGCAATCAAATGGAGCAGGCTGAGCAGGTATTGGGGTACCTATTGTCTAGTGGTTTGTCTGTTAACATGGATGCGTGTTCGTATGTGATTCatcaattattggaaaaatCTAGGTTGGATTCAGCATTAAAAATTGTTAGAGAATTGTTGTTGAGGAACATCAAGGCTAGTGATAGCTTGCTAACCCTCTTGGTCTGCGGACTTTGTAAATGTGAAAAACATTTGGAGGCTATTGAGCTTTGGTTTATGCTGGCAAGTAAAGGGCTTGCTGCCAATACGGTGACCTCAAATGCGCTTCTCCATGGACTTGGTGAACGAGAGGGCATGGAGAAAGTTTTCGAAATACTCAAACAAATGATTGAGAAAGGTTTCGTCCTGGATAGGATCTCATACAACTCACTTATTTTTGGTTGTTGTAAATGGGGTAAAATTGATCTAGCTTTCCAACTCAAGGAAAAGATGGTTCAGCAAGAATTCCAACCAGATACATATACCTACAATTTCCTAATGAAAGGGTTGGCTGATATGGGTAAGATAGATGATGTTCATAGGCTTTTGCATGAAGCCAAAGAATATGGCCTAGTTCCCAATGTATATACACATGCACTTTTATTGGAAGGATATTGTAAGGCTGATCGGATTGAAGATGCTGTGAAATTGTTTAAGAAGTTAGTTTATGAGAAAGTAGAGCTAAGTTCTGTTGTATATAACATACTTATTGCAGCCTACTGTAGAGCTGGGAAGCTGAAGGAAGCTTTTGAACTGTGTGATGCTATGAAAAGTGGGGGCATGCCTCCTACCTGTGCCACATATTCTTCTCTAATACATGGAATGTGCTGTATTGGCTGTATGGATGAAGCAAAGGAAACTTTTGAAGAAATGAGAAATGAAGGCTTGCTtccaaatatattttgttatactGCTCTAGTTGGTGGTTACTGTAAGTTAGGTCAGATGGACAAAGTGGGGAATATATTAATGGAAATGTCTTCAAACGGTATACAACCTAATAAAATTACTTACACTATTATGATTGATGGATATTGTAAATTAGGAAATGTGAAAGAGGCGACAAAACTTTTAAATCAGATGATAAGAAATGGAATAGCTCCAGATACCATCACTTACAATGCACTGCAAAAGGGATATTGCAAGGAAAGGGAGCTAGAAGTTACTTTACAGAGTGATCATATGTCTAACACGGGACTACATTTGGAAGAAGAAATTACTTATGACACATTGGTTCACAGGTTGCATCCACATACAGtagttatcaataaaaaatga